The stretch of DNA AACCCGTGGCCCTACACCGCCCCCTGGACCAGGTCAAAGCACTAATCGGCGGGAATCACCCGCACCATCCCCACCAGGTCAATGCCGGCGGGGGTGACGGCCAGCTGGCGAATATCGACCTCTGGCCCCAGATCGAAGGCCATATCGTCAAGGGCAATGGGGGGCGAGGTGTCTCCTGGGGCGGTCGTCACCGTGGCTACGGGCCGACGCAGATGTAGCCAGCGCCCCTCCTGGATGGCCAGGGCGGTGGTCAGTTTAAGGCTGTCCTGGCCGGCCCGATGCCCTGCCCAGCGCAGGGTCAGGCGATCGGTGGCCAGGGCAATATCGACGTCGGCGACAGCCTCGCCCTCCAGCCAGCGATCGAGGGGCACTTGCTGGGGGGAAACTGCCCCGGCCAGCAGCTGTTTTAGCACGTCCCGCAACCCCTGACCCAGCAGCGGCGACCCCAGGGAGGCCCGCAGATCGGCAGCCAGCACTGTCACCTGCCCGTCCACGGGAAAGGGCTGGAGCAGGCGCAGCGCCTTGCCACGCAGCACCTGGGGCAGGTTGACGCGAATATCCGCCGCGCTGACGGCCACCTGGCTGACGTGCAGCCCCTGATAAACCGCCTGATGTGCGGCCACGGTCACCTTCGGCAGGTAGCCCCCCAAAATTTGTCGATCCTTGCCATCAATCGCAAACTCCAGCCCTTCAATGTGGTCGAGCTGCGTGTGCAGCCAAAGGCGAATGGCCGGGGGCAGCAGGCGGCTGATAATGCGACTGCCTTTGGGAGTCGCACCATTGGCATTGGGGGTAGCAGCGGGATCAGAACTCATTAGGGGGCGCAGGACGACAGGGTACAGACACGGCAATCAGCAATAAGCCCCTCAGTCTGCTCCAGCGGGGGGCGATCGCACGGTTCCACCCCCAAACTCTAGCAGGGGACGCCCCCATTGAATCGAGCCCAGGGGGAGTGCGATCGCGACCTCGGCCCGGGAATGCCTGACGCAATCCCTCAAATATTAAAAAGCTGTGACGCAATAATGCTCACGGGGATCGCAATGTCATGAATCTATGACATTGCGATCCCCAAACCCCTGTTTTCTCGCTGGAGAAGCTGGAAAAGCCTTGTCAGGGGCTTGATCCCAGCGATTGTTTTTGGCATCCTACAGGTCAGCGGTTGATCCCCACCTGGACCTCAGGCCTGGAGGTTATGCCTAGAACCAGAGGTTTCGATCGGGTGGGCAGGGTCAAGGGTGTGGGATCGCTCCGGCGGTGACCGGCTGTTATGGTCCTGACGTCGTTCCTCTACCTGGGGCCGCCGTGCTTACATCTGCTGTCGTCGTGGTCTTTTATTGAGGAGAGTGTTCTATGTCATCACCCCGTCCCCCCCTGGAAGATATGACCCTGCGGCAGCTCCGCAAGGTGGCTAGTGAGTACGAGGTATCTCGCTACAGCCGTATGCGCAAGACCGAGTTGATCGAGGCAATTCAGACGATCGATGCCCAGCGTGGGGCGGCGGCGACTCCAGCTCCAACAGCACCGGTCCCGGCGGCTCCTGTTCCCGCCATGGCCGGTGCCGCTTCGGAACCAGCATCGGCCCCCAGCATGCCCAGCGCCCCCCCCGCCCCTTCCGTGGAGGTGCTGGCCTCGGTGGATGACGGCCTGGCCGACCTGCCCAGCGGCTACGGCGAAAGCCGCATCGTGCTGATGCCCCGCGATCCTCAGTGGGCCTACGCCTACTGGGACATCCCCAACACCCACAAAGACGAACTGCGACGGCAGGGCGGTTCGCGCCTGGCCCTGCGCTTCTACGATGTCACCGATATTGACTTTTACTCCCAGGCTCCCCACAGCCTGCAGCAGTACGAGTGCGACGAAATGGCGCGCGAATGGTACCTGCCCATCCCGGTCAGCGATCGCGACTATGTGGCCGAAATTGGCTACCTCTGCAACGACGGTCGCTGGCTGGTGCTGGCGCGATCGCTGCCCGTCCACATTCCCCCGGTCTACCCCTCCGACTGGGTCGAAGACCACTTCATGACCGTCGAATGGCAGGCTGACCTGCGCGGCAAGACCTTGATGACCCTCAAGCATCCCAGCCAGCGGGCCGCCGAGAGCACCAACGCCATCTACGACAGCATCTTTGCCATGACCGAGTCGGCGGAGGCCCAGCGGGTGGCCGGGTCGCTGTTTGGCTCCATGCAGCACGTGCCCGCGTCGATGGCTCCCGAAAAGGCCGTCAGCTCCTACGTCTTCCCCTCGGGGGCTGGGCTGTGGGCAGTGCCCGGGGCCGAGGTTGGGGTGCCGACGATGTCTGGGATTGGCCTCAATGTATCGGGGCTGACCATGTCGGGGGCGGGCTTCTCGGCGTCGGCTCCACCGATCCGGCCTCGCAAGTTCTGGCTGGTGGCCGACGCCGAGCTGATTGTCTACGGGGCCACCGAACCCGACGCCACGGTGACCATCGGCGGCAAGCCAATCAAGCTCAACTCCGACGGCACCTTCCGGTTCCAGATGTCCTTCCAGGACGGCAACATCGACTATCCGATTATGGCGGTGGCGGCGGATGGCGAGCAGACTCGCGCCATCCACATGACCTTCGATCGCGCTACCCCCTCGCGCCGCACCAACACCAAAGACGAAGCGGTGTTGGAGTGGCTGCCCTAGGCTGCCCGCTTGCTTAACGGCAGAATCACAGGAAAAGGGGTACCCACGGGTACTCCTTTTTTTTGCAGAAATAGGGTAACTCCCCGCATAGAATGAGGTGTTGGTAAGCCAACTGCGGTCAGTCCAATCTGGCTAAACTTGGCAAGCCCCACTGCCGACCATTAAGTCCTAAACAAACTCTTAACCCGTGAAGCTATTCCTCTTCCACACTCCCGAAGAAGTTCCTGACCAGGGCAGTCCTGACTGCGCGATCGCCATTGATGTTCTGCGGGCCACCACCACAATGGCGGCGGCCCTGGCGGCAGGGGCCGAAGCCATTCAAGTCTTTAGCGACATTGAAAGCCTGCTCAGCGTCAGCGAAACCTGGCCCGCCGACAAGCGGCTACGGGCGGGCGAGCGGGGTGGCGGCAAGGTCGAGGGCTGCGACCTGGGCAACTCCCCCCTCGACCACTCCCCCGACTTTTCGGGGGGCAAGCGGCTGTTTATGAGCACCACCAACGGCACCCGCTGCCTCAAGCGCATCGAGCATGCCCCTACGGTGATTACCGCCGCCCTCACCACCCGCCAGGCTGTGGTTGAGTTTTTGCTCAGCCAAAATCCAGCCACCGTATGGCTGGTGGGCTCCGGCTGGGAGGGCACCTACTCTCTGGAGGACACCGTCTGCGCCGGCGCGATCATCCACGGGGTGATTGTGGCAACAGGGCAAACCTTCAAAGACCTGGCGGGCAACGACGCCGCGATCGCCGCCGTCAGCCTCTACCTACAGTGGCAGGACCAGCTGCTGGACCTGATGCACTATGCCAGCCACGGCCAGCGCCTGCTGCGCCTCGACAACGAAGCCGACCTGCAATACTGCGCCCAACTCGATGTGCTCAATGTGGTGCCGCGCCAGCGCGAGGTGGGGGTGCTGGCCCTATAGCGGCCTGCCCTGGCAGCGGTGCGTTCAGGATAACCCCTGATGCTTAGTCAGGCTGACCATGGCGCATGCAGCACGGCCAGGGGTATCGGGTGTCAGGTCTGCGGTTAACGTCTGCCGTGCCCCTCAACCCCTGCCCCTGAAATCCTACGGACCTGCCTTCTTAACCGCGGCAGACTGCTAGGTAAATACCGAAAAAATTTGGAAGAAGCTTCACAGACGGCTTATTTCTTCTTCACACAGGTTCCTCTATGGTAGACCCATGGGCCGCAGCGCTCCTATAGGGTACGTACTATACTGAAACCTCTAAAAAACTAAGGCCTCCAGCTTTCGGGCTGGGGGCCTTAGTTTTGAGCGGGGTTGCACCGCGTGGGATGACCATGGCAGGGGTGTAGGGTTAATAGGAGCACGACGGGTCCATGGGGAAAGAACTGTGCAGCGATTGATGGTTGAGCCCGATCAGGTGGTGGCAGACCGCCTGCGCCTGCACCCCAGTCAACAGCACTACCTGTACCGGGTGCTGCGGCTGGGGCCGGGGCAGCAGTTTGTGGCCCTCGACGGCCGGGGGCAGCAGTGGGTAGCCAGCCTGACTACTGAGTCTGACTGGGCGGCGATCGCGCCCATGGCCACCGCTATGCCCACCCTGCTGGCTCCCATTACCCTGGCGATCGCGCTGCCCAAGGGCGGCGGCTTTGACGAGGTGGTGCGCCAGACCACCGAACTGGGGGTGACCACGCTTCAGCCGGTGATCAGCGATCGCACCCTGCACCAGCCCAACCCCAAAAAGCTGGAGCGCTGGCAGCGGATCGCCACCGAGGCCACCGAGCAGAGCGAACGGCTGCTGCGGCCCCAAATTTTGCCTCCCCTGCCCTGGCGGGACTACGTGCAGCGCCCCCCCGAGGGCTACCGATGGATCTGCGTGGCGCGGGGCGAGGCACCCCACCTGCTGACGGTAGCCCAGGCCAGCGATCCCGCCGTTGCTGCCGCGATCGCCGTTGGGCCAGAGGGCGGTTGGACAGCGGCTGAGGTAGAAGGGGCGATCG from Leptolyngbya sp. KIOST-1 encodes:
- a CDS encoding DUF2993 domain-containing protein, with the translated sequence MSSDPAATPNANGATPKGSRIISRLLPPAIRLWLHTQLDHIEGLEFAIDGKDRQILGGYLPKVTVAAHQAVYQGLHVSQVAVSAADIRVNLPQVLRGKALRLLQPFPVDGQVTVLAADLRASLGSPLLGQGLRDVLKQLLAGAVSPQQVPLDRWLEGEAVADVDIALATDRLTLRWAGHRAGQDSLKLTTALAIQEGRWLHLRRPVATVTTAPGDTSPPIALDDMAFDLGPEVDIRQLAVTPAGIDLVGMVRVIPAD
- a CDS encoding DUF4912 domain-containing protein; translation: MSSPRPPLEDMTLRQLRKVASEYEVSRYSRMRKTELIEAIQTIDAQRGAAATPAPTAPVPAAPVPAMAGAASEPASAPSMPSAPPAPSVEVLASVDDGLADLPSGYGESRIVLMPRDPQWAYAYWDIPNTHKDELRRQGGSRLALRFYDVTDIDFYSQAPHSLQQYECDEMAREWYLPIPVSDRDYVAEIGYLCNDGRWLVLARSLPVHIPPVYPSDWVEDHFMTVEWQADLRGKTLMTLKHPSQRAAESTNAIYDSIFAMTESAEAQRVAGSLFGSMQHVPASMAPEKAVSSYVFPSGAGLWAVPGAEVGVPTMSGIGLNVSGLTMSGAGFSASAPPIRPRKFWLVADAELIVYGATEPDATVTIGGKPIKLNSDGTFRFQMSFQDGNIDYPIMAVAADGEQTRAIHMTFDRATPSRRTNTKDEAVLEWLP
- a CDS encoding 2-phosphosulfolactate phosphatase family protein; protein product: MKLFLFHTPEEVPDQGSPDCAIAIDVLRATTTMAAALAAGAEAIQVFSDIESLLSVSETWPADKRLRAGERGGGKVEGCDLGNSPLDHSPDFSGGKRLFMSTTNGTRCLKRIEHAPTVITAALTTRQAVVEFLLSQNPATVWLVGSGWEGTYSLEDTVCAGAIIHGVIVATGQTFKDLAGNDAAIAAVSLYLQWQDQLLDLMHYASHGQRLLRLDNEADLQYCAQLDVLNVVPRQREVGVLAL
- a CDS encoding 16S rRNA (uracil(1498)-N(3))-methyltransferase yields the protein MVEPDQVVADRLRLHPSQQHYLYRVLRLGPGQQFVALDGRGQQWVASLTTESDWAAIAPMATAMPTLLAPITLAIALPKGGGFDEVVRQTTELGVTTLQPVISDRTLHQPNPKKLERWQRIATEATEQSERLLRPQILPPLPWRDYVQRPPEGYRWICVARGEAPHLLTVAQASDPAVAAAIAVGPEGGWTAAEVEGAIAAGFQPVSLGPYVLRAVTAPLAALALVSAARAPGNSPAKFKDI